The genomic region AACTATTTTCTCCTGGCTGGGATTGTCAAGTTTACAGAAGACGAGATTAAATTGTTTGACCACTTCATTAATCAAACCAGTGTCGACGAGTCCTACTATGCTAGTATTGAATACTGCTtatcaaaaattaaaaatgacCAATTTAAGAAAAGTGATAAGAACACAATTATCGTAACTAACGACCGACTTTCAAATTTGTTGATAGAGGATGTGAACACTGAAGTGTTAAACACATGGAAAAACTATTCACTGATTAATTTCACGGCATTTAACCCCAAGGGCAGGCTAACCATGGGTCGGAGAATAAATTACACCTTTTCAGTCGTCTCAGATAATGACAAGTTCCATATACCAATAGGCTACGACCGTATCTTTACAAACAGTAATGAGATACATAAGTTTGAATTGGGACTCAATATACCATCTGGGACATCTAACTTTTCCGGGTCTTCTAGGTCACCAGAAACAGGtaaaatttctattaaattCCTCAATCAGGAGGAAACACCTAACAAGAACTGGATACGAGATAATCAACATCTCTTGTTTGATAGTACAAACTTAACGCCTAATCCCGTTACCACAGATAACGACACCTTTAAAGAGAGGGGTTCCTCCTACCATCCCTATGGAAGCACAGATAATGACTTTAAACATTCCAATGACCGTTATAGAAATGTATTCTGTGAGATTTACCACAACTCCCCCGAGATTGTCGAACAAATGTTCATTCCGAACTCAAAGTCGAAGTGGTTGTGCATAGATTTATCCCGCATCGACTCACTAATTGAAAacttgtaatttttaattatttccatATATACTCTATTTATTTGAATGGGTTTCTTTGATAAGGTAGAGGCGAGAATTAGCTCAAACTCGACCATTCTTTGCCTAGGTTTGGACCCTAGAGACGAACAGGTGGAAAAATTTTCCAAAACTGCAGAATTTGAAAGGCTATTCCAACTTAATGTAgataaaaaagaaaattggtataaacttgataaaaattctaCCTATGTTAAACTTAAACTCTACTGCCTACACATTCTTGACAACACACTAGACCATGTGTGCTGTGTAAAGCCGAATTTGGCCTTTTTCCTATCCAGATTAACTGATGGAGTTCAggttaatattatatctAGGATTCCTACCACTTTAGTCCAGTATTCTTTATAGTTTTTcgaaaaattttattttacatcaTCTATATACTTCTTTACCCaattgtttttaaatattcaatatatCTCCTGGTTATAACGATTTGTAGGTTTTGGTAGAGTTGTGTAATTATTTAAGGGAATTAAATGTTCCGGTACTGCTGGACTGCAAACTTGGCGACATCGGCACAACGACCGAATACTACAAGAAGTTTGTGTTTGAGGAGCTCAGAGCAGACTCTTGCACTGTGAACACGCTCCTAGGGTCTGATGTTCTCAAATCCTTCTGTTCCGACTCTTccaataattttgtaaatgaCCTTTTCGTGCTCGCCAAATGCTCCAATGAGTCATCACAAGAGTTCCAGTCTGCTCTTTTAAAGGATGGGACCCCTCTTTATTTACGTGTGATTCAACAATCTGAGAAATTCCTAGGTTTAAAACactttattatcattaattaatttttattagtcgactaattaatattgattgAATAGAGAATAACAGTTGTAACTGTAAGTTTGGCTACGTTGTCGGATCAAACTGCGTTGATGAGATTAGGAGAATTAGGGAAAGCTATGAGTGTTATCTTTTGGTGCCAGGGATAGGATCTCAGGGCGGCGACCTGGAACAAACACTAAGATACGGTACATTTCACTATTAGTTAAATTCACACCTTTTAGGCCTAAACAAGAACAAGGGAGGCTTAATTGTGCCCATCTCCAGATCAATCACTGATACTGATGTATGCCTAAAGTTTCTCATAGTGTTTCAGGACCCGAATAAAAGCGCTGTATATTACAAGAATCTAATCAACAAGTATATTAAGTAGCGATTACTGTGAATCTTCTGACAGTTCATCCTCTTGTGATAGTTCTTCGTTTTCAGAACTTGTGTAGTCGGTGTATATATCGTCTTCGTCCTCCTCCTGTTCGTTGTTTTGCTGGTTCTGATAGTCTTCGATTTGTATTTTCAGCTTCATATTCTCAACTTGTCTTTCCAACGTCACTGTCTGGTATTTGAGCAGGAATTGTATGCAATAAGTGACCAGTCCGGGGATGCTGTTGATAAGATCAGTTTCGAAATCCTAAAAATACATGAAGTTATAATTCTCACCtgtttatttatattctcGTTTTCCTTCTTAAGTTTCTTCAAGGCCATTGAGTCGTCTGCATCCTCAACTTCAATGAGCATCTTAATGTTCTGCACTCCTTTTGTTTGAAATTGCGTCTCATCTACGTTGCTTTCATGGAGTATCTTCTTCCCGTAAATATCCTCTTCATCTTGCTCATCTCTCttattctaaaaaatagtCATAACTTTGGTTTTACCTGAAATATGTTTATCAAAGTGTCCAAGTTTGAGAACCAGTTATTGTGCTGGACGTCAAATTGTCCCTGATCAACTATCAAGTCGTCCAACTTTCTTTTTTGTAACTGTTTCCTCCATATATTCTCCTCAACCGTGTGTTCAGTGATTAGTCTATACACGTTCACGTCTTTAGTTTGTCCAATTCTATGAcatctaaaaaatttttagttaaCAAAAAAACagtttataaaaatttttgtGGATTTAAAGAAACCTGTCCATCGCTTGACGGTCGATTGCTGGATTCCAATCAGTGTCGTAGAAGATAACAGTGTCGGCTCCCGTCAGTGTTATCCCAACTCCGCCAGTTCTCGTAGAACTTATGAAAAGGAAAATCTTAGTGTTTTCGTTGAACCTGTTTATTATCTTCTGTCTCATGTCGATCTAAAAACCATTATAAACATGggaaaatatttattatatatacctTTGTTGAGCCGTCAAGTCTAATGTATGTGAAGCCCATGAAGTTAATCCAGTTTTCTAGAATATCTAACATTTTCGAGAACTGGGTATAAATGATACACCTATGATCCTCAGACTTTAGTTTCAGTAGCAAGGGCCCCAAAACCTTAAATTTCCCGCAGTCGTCATTGATTGAGCGTCTTGAGGGAAAAAGGAGCTTATAATTTGAGTTAACTGCTTCAACGGTCACTTTATTCTCTTTATAATACTTCTTGTCATCTCTTTTCAGGAGTTTTGTTTTGACTTCGTTCATGTACCAGTcgtttttattattgtagTTAATTCCCTGGGTTCCAGAAAAGTATAACTTTACTGGCTTACTAACTACTTTGACTGATATTAACAAGAAATTCAAAATCAATATCAGGTATGActcaattattttatttatttccaagTTATTCTTCAAGTTGAGGTTGAGTATGTTATCTTGTCTGTTTAGCAGTTTTTGGCTCAACATCTTATTACTGAGTTCGTCACTTGGGTTTTGGTTCACTGTTAGTTTTCTAGCTTTAAAATTATCGTTCATTGGACCCAAATTTATCTTTTGACCCTGCAATAATTGTTCTCTTGACAACTTGTTTATCATATTTCTCTTAGTGACTTCACTATTATTCTGTGGCTCAGACTTCAACTTTTCACTATTTATGCCATATCCGTTATAGTGATTATAGTTATTGGGTTTCTCTAAATCTACATCAGTTACAAAATTCTGATTCAAAACCTCCTTATTATCGTCGAATGTACTTGAAACCAGATTATTCAAAGAAAGGAAACTAAGTTGAGAGTTTAGATCTACCCTTCTCTTCTTAATTCTCTTATCAACTATCAGCCTTTCAGTTCTTTTTCTTTTAGAACACACTTCTAAAAATGACTTTCCACTATTATTAATCTTATTTGTAAGGTTGCGATTATCGAAATTGTGTTTCAGTTTATCACTGATTTGAAAGAGGTATGGCAGTTGGAGCGTGTTTATATTGAATTCAATTGGTATTTGGGCATCTCGTGATTTGAGTTGATCTGGATGATTGCAAATTTTCCTCAGCTGTATCAGAATATTAAGCATACTTCTATAGCTCAGTCTCTCTTCTTTACTTGCTTCCTTATTTGAAGAAAAATTGTATAGGTGAATATACTCATCATAAAGCACTTGTTGTCTTTTCGTTAATGTGCACTTGAGCACATGTTCATATTTTGAGGGCATTTGCTTCTCCACATCTTTTTTCAATCTTCTCAACAAGTATGGTCTGAATATTGCATGGAGTTTTTCAACTAGTTCcatgttatttttattcatttctTCTCTTTCCTTGTTCTTCTTTTCAAGTTCATTATCTGTGAAGAGCGGGTTATTGCTGTACATGTTATCGAGTGCTTGATTCAACGGGTCTGTGAAccaaatattaaattgtgTGTGCGACGTGAATATGTTCGGGAGTATGAAATGCATAAGTGACCACAATTCCTGCAGTGAGTTCTGAAGTGGTGTTCCTacaaaatcattattaaaaaattttaatttagtttttatttattttctaacCTGTTAATAACAGtctaaattttgtattaaatGTCAACAATGTTTGCCAACGCTTTGAGGTGAAGTTTTTGATGTTTTGTGCTTCGTCGAGTATCATGTATTCCCATGCTCTTCTCTTTAGTATATACGAATCCTGGACCACAATGGTGTATGATGAAATTAAGACGTTGAATGAGTACGGTTTGTTCCAACCCGTCCTCTTTTTCGCTCTTTCTGCTGGTGTTCCGTAATACGCCAGGACTTTGAAACCTGGGCaaaatttgttaaactCCATTACCCAGTTCAACAGTATGCTAGTTGgaacaattattatatgaGGTCCCCAATTCCCCTTATTACATGCCAAGTATGCCAACAAGCAGATCGTCTGGAGTGTCTTTCCCAGTCCCATTTCATCTGCCAGTATTCCGTTGATGTTCCTTTCATAAAGCGATACTAACCACCTCAGGCCTTCTTTTTGGTACGGTCTCAAAACTCCCTTGATTAGAAATGGTACTTCTATATCTACATCATCTTCCTCTTGGTTAACTTGAACCCTGTTATTTTGTTCTTCAGTTAAAACCTTTTCCATCTTACTTTTGGACGATTCTTCATCCTTTTGAGTTTTATTGGTTTTAATCTCTACTTTATTACTATCAtcttttttatatttatatttcttTTTAGGTACTGGCACATCAGCTTCATCACTCTGATTTtgatacatttttaataattcttctAATGGCATTTCAGCTTCTTTTTGTAAATCATTCAATTCATTCTCTTCCTTGTCAGAATCCATTTCATCTTCCAATTTCAAATCATCTAACTCCATACGCTCCTCATCCTTATTCAATACATACTCATCCTCTACCTGATCCTCATCATTAGATACATTAGGCTTGGAAGATTCATATCTATCAGAATTAGGAGATTGTGGGTCATCAGACATAGAAAGTTCAGATACTCTGTCAGCTTCTGAGTCACTCACCTTTTCAGCTTCGTCTCGGTCACTCGCTTGAGCTTCGTCTGAATCAGTCACTTGTTCAATTTCATCATAATCTGGTTCTTCCGATTGTTCATCAGTCTGATTTtgatacatttttaataattcttctAATGGCATTTCAGCTTCTTTTTgtaaatcatttaattcattCTCTTCCTTGTCAGAATCCATTTCATCTTCCAATTTCAAATCATCTAACTCCATACGCTCCTCATCCTTATTCAATACATACTCATCCTCTACCTGATCCTCATCATTAGATACATTAGGCTTAGGGGATCCAACCTTATCTTGCtgatttttattttttggtTTTGGTATGTGATTTTGGGGTTCCGAatgattaatattttgagTGGTCTGGGGTTGCGTAGTAACGGTTTTAATCTTCTTGTCAAGTATATATCTATCTTGGTCATTAATTGATACCTTGATTGCATCCTGGATGAACTTATCAAGGTTTTGctttttcttctttataAGTTCTTGCTGTAAATCCTTCTTCAAATGTTCCCATGCAAACTTTTCGATTTTTTTCCAGAATAAATCAATTGAGTTACTGAGATTGCGATAAATTAACAAGACTTGCTTGTTTCTTTCTGTTTTATTCTTCTCAAGATCTTGCTCCatctttattatatatttgcTTGTGTTGGTTACTAGATTCTTATATATTTTCCTTTTCTCCTTGTGTTCATCATTTACTAGATCCTGAAAATCTTTCATCTCCTCCAATATTTCTTCAAACTTCAAAATGTGCTTATCTTTGTCCCTACTTGAGGTCGGCGATAATGACGAGCAGCTAAAAACTGAAGGCTCGTTGATTTTGTTTGGTATTGATTTACCCATTTCAGAATACAACTCGTTTAATTTGGACTGAAGCGAGTTTATTAGCTTGTTTATATCCTTAATTTCATCTTTAAATTGCTCATAATTCCCTCCCAACTCAATTAAGAACACTGGATCAACTTGCACATTATCCAATCCCAGCTTCCTCAACTCAGAAATATCTTTTCGTAGGAGCGATTCTCTGTTTTGAATAAAgtaattttcaatataatttaacccttttataaatatatgttccttgtttatcattatttttttctttttcttcTGTTTTGAGGCCAAATATTCATACTcgttaaaattaaacacCTCAGCTCCCTTCAGCTCATTCAATTGATTCATTATCATTTCTTCGTGCTCTAATTGTTCTTGCGTCGGTTTGTTAACATAGTTTTCTAGGCTAtaactattattatatttaatataactGGCGGCTGAGGTTTCCGATAATGACCTTTGTTGTACAAACCCAAGTTGAGGATTAAAGTAAGGTTGTGGTTGCCATTGCAGTCCAAAAAACTGTTGGTTTGCGGCATATGTTGCTGAAACTGATCTGATAAATTCTTCGTGATCGCTAGAACTAGTGTATAACTGTTGATTTTCTCTCTTCATTCTTTTCTTTTTCAATACTCCTTTATCTGAATATTTAAGTTCATCTTGGCTCATATCTTCAATATTTGGTTCATGTGATGCtatttttttcatcaaCAATCTTTGATTTATTGCTGCTGTTCTTTTCGACCTTCTATTCTCTCCTTCTTCCTCTCCCATGTTTTCCTTACTTTGGGAACCTTCATTTCCCAAATTTTCTCTATTTTCCTCTAAATTCTGGGTTTGTTTTGCTTCATTCTCCTGTACCAATAATGGATTTTCCTTATATTGCGATTCTTCCTTTACACATTCTCCAATCTGATCTTCCTTTTTGTGAAACCATTTAAGAATGGTAACTCCGTTAGGATTACAGTTTGGAgttgtatttttattattctctGGAGGTtccataatatttataattaatcGAATTATCCGtaattttacttttttATTACCTTCTAGcttttatttcttctaataATCTCAAGAATTCTAAGTTTTCATTGTCCTTATGTTTTTTTTCTACACCTGATTTATCTCTCTTGATTTTAGTCTTATTTTTCACTCCTTTATTGTCACCAATACGTTTAGATCTTTTTAAATTAGGTTTATTGGCCAATTGATAGTATTTATCACTAATTTTATCACTTCTTAGACTTACTGGCACATACGGCACTTCTGGATTATTGTTTAATCTCAAACCtcttataaaatttaaaaatgattttcTTAGAGCTCTAAAAGTCTGTATTGACTTGTTTATATCTCTAGATTCGATATTAATCTTCTTTAGTTCATTTTCATCGACATCGaaattactatatataagCTTCCTCCTGTTCTTGACCTGTTTGCAAACATTAACTTTTgaacaaatttatatattaaaaaattacctttcttagttttttattaaattttccCAATTTGTATGTAAATCTTCTTGCTTCAAAGGTTGCCCATTTAACTAAACGTGTTTATTGGTTTAGTGTTCTTACGTTTAtctaaattttctttattttttctattatattttgGGTTTTCACTTATATTGAAAAATCGTTCATCAATTACTATAAGTTTTGGATTATTATAGTTGTCAAAACTTACTGTGATCAGAAGGTGATTCTATAACACTGAAATCAACTATTTCGCTACTTGTTGCTTTCAGTTGATAAGTCTCGGGACtagtattattaaaataaataaaacagatgtttttgaaatttaaagaaaCTGTTTCCGCCTGAAATTTATACACATATACTAGCAACAGGTGAAACACATAAATCATAACTTTCTTGCACCATTTGTTACATAAATTTCCTTTAAAtaagtttatttaaaaataaatacattaaaatgaaattgagGAGTGGATGGGGGATTAAAAATACTGGCGAAAAAAGAAGGCAAATATACGATATATGAGTTTTGATCTTTTTGAGGTGGTACTTTTTTGGACTGGAGTTGCGTTTGAAAACAAGGCGTAGATTTCGTATTTGATTGGATCCAACACGCTAACTGAGTTAGTTTCCACAAGTATATTCATCTCCAGGTCCTTGTTGTGTGACCTTCTAGATAGGTTTGAGCTTCCAATTAACATTGCGCATGGCCCTTTAATATTCTTCTTAAACTCTTCAAATGTAAGTTCTTTGGCGTTTTTTGGTAGTTCTCCTTGGAAAGCCCATATTCCTTTGTGATGGAATGTATATCCTGGGTTATGGTACTCGTAATAAAAAGAatcattttcttcttcttccttATCTTTGTAATCCCTAGGACTCCTCTTAAACACATAATCTAAAAGTAGGTTCTGATAGTGACAATAAAGTTTCGGAATGATTTTCTTTGAATCACTACAATTGTGGAAATCGTTTGCTGTTGGCGATGAGGTTAAAACGTAAAAGGATCCCATATTTTCTGAGCTTTTACAATTCAACATATATGTTACTAAATCTGAGTATTCTTTCGTAAAATTTAGGTATGACGTTGCCAATACCAATGAATGTCCTGATTTACGAAACTTGATCATGAGGTCTTTGCACAGTTCCTCGTCTTGTCTGAATGGCGGGTCTGTGAATCCCAGTTGGAAGAAAATCATAAATCTTGTGAAACCTTCCATTGGTGGGTAACGTCTCATAATGCGATATGGAGTATGGTCTATATCATCGAGTACTGTTCCTGTATAGTTATTGCAAATTGAGCAGTATTCATGTTTCCCGTTATGTCTCATCGTTTTAACTCCATTTAGGTTTCTACCACTTTTTGCGCTTCCATTCATATACCTCCAACTATTAATGCTACTATTTTTTGACAGGGTCAGGTATGATCTTGGCGTTAATGAGTACAGGCCGCTGAGTGATTCTTTGATACAAGGCTCCTCCAAAGATTCATTCTCGTTTGCATCTCTTGGTGTATAATAATCAAAGCTGTCTCTGTTGGAgaaatcaaaattttcgTGTGATACACTCTGGCTGCTTAATCCGCTACCTGATGAAGTTATAGATTTCCTACGTTGAACCAACttgttaaaaattttcGAACTCTTTGACTTCTTCTGTTCAGAACTTATGTTTGCGAACACTTTTGCCATTAAAATGGGTTCCAAAGCGTCGTTGCACATCTTGATCATCGTCACGAAACGTCTATAGATTTGTTTCTTGAACAGGAATGAGTCATCTAGTGGGTTAATTAGGTCAGAATCCCATACGAACTCTAAATTCTCTGTGGTTTTATATGCCATTGTCCCTACTGTCTTAACTATGGTATGCATTAAATTCGCGAACAGTTGGTCGTTAATAATCATATATCTATCCATTCTGTTAGTGAAATATGGCGTTGAGCAGTTGGCTCCGCTGATTACTGTAACGCTATCTGCTACATAAATCTTCATATGTAGTGTTCCCAATATTTCTGAGTACGGTGGTTTCAATATACCGTTCAACAGTGGGTCACATAGTGGTGAGTGGTACAGTCGTAGGCTGACGTTGTTTTGACTCAACAGTGGTTTGATTAAATCCAGGATACATTTTCCTGTATTTTCTTTTCTCATAGATCTTTGTTTATCCAAGAGTAGTTCTACTACTAAATTTGGGTTGTTTTCCTTTGCTTCAAATATGCAGTTGACAAAATCTTGCTCCAGTGGCAGGGTTCCTATATATAAACACGAAATCACTACAGTTTCCTTGGCATTTCTTATCATACTACATAACTGATTGTAGTACGACTTCGGGTCGTATAAAAACGACAGATTTTTGGATTCTGTAATGTATTCCAAAACCAGATCTTCCTCCATTctttaaaatacaaaaaattgacaaaatattttattttagaagcacagttattaaaaaaacCTCAGAAATAATTCATCCTAGGATGATTTAGACAAAAATGAAATCTTCAATTATGccaattttatcattagaTCCCCACCCTGGCATTAAAAACATATATATCATtcctaattatttattaaatttattttatcaatacTCTTTAACCTTATTTaacttttattataaacATTTACTAATTTTCCGGTTCATTTACACCAACACATTAGCTTTTACATACCTATTACATTTCATTCTTGTTCttctatttatttattaactatttaccaccttttatttattaaaatttaatttctttatatttgtatattaatattatttatattagttCATAATAATCTTATTTAATACATAATAATCTATATGATTCAGATCATCTGTACACATTTATGTTCCTTTATCATGAACTCTATTACAATCTTATTAAAGgtttatttttgtataattttttgaTGTTATATACTGCCTTAACTTAGTCAAATGATttcaatataaatatatctaataaatatctaatgtgtataaaaaataaaatttccagtcagaataataaattcaaatttggTGAACACATTCGAAAAACTATTTAAGAGGAGGAATTGgtatttctaaaaaatatctAGAGATTAAATCTCTTTTTTATCAATGCCTACTAGTATATCAACAAGGGATTCTACAAAAAAATCGAGttttttttcaataaatactttcaaaattagaaaattaagaatagtaaaaaatagATTAGTCTTTTTAATATCCCATATTaaactttttaatttaagAAGGCTGTGTTTGTGGGTAAGAAAATGGTTTAGGAAGAATAAAGtcttttcatttttaagAAATTGTTTCTCTAAAATAACCAAATTAAGATTGTTTgagtttattttaaataatgatatgTCTGAATTACTAGTTGATAGTTCATTACCTGGTGCCAATGAATGTGTACCGACTTCTACTGAATTAGTATTAAAGGAACCCAGTGAAACCGACTCAAATTCACCCTCcgaattaaataataaatttctttttaattatactaaaattataaaggATTTAGGAGGCGATAAAGACACTGATGGTACTATAACTAACAGCAATGAGGATTCCACTTCAGACGATCTTATAACAGGATGTAAAAAAAGCTCAAAAACAGTATCATTCTCAAGCAAAGTTTCATTTCACTATTTTTAGTAATTAATGGCCAAAAATTGTGCTACCCTAATACCAATTCTTGTACATTGATTTTATCGTAAATGATTCACactaacaaattaaaagtTATACACAGGATATTTGgatattgtaatatatcCTACAAGAAAACTCCCAAGTTTTTAGGGGcatacaattttaataaattaagaaGTTTTACTTCTGAATTTAGAAACGACTTGAATGATATAGAAGAATATAAGGACGCAGAGCTTGAGTTTGAGGAATATTGTGAGGAAGTAAAGGATTTTGTGGTTTTGGACAGACTAAATGAGGGCAAAAATCTAGGTTCGCTTTTGACTCGTCTTAACGTTAATGGACCGGACCACTATTTGAAAAGGTTCGAAGGATTAAAGGTTGATAATTTGAACTTAgttttaaatcaattaaacCAACTTAAAATACACTCGAATGcactatataattttactacTTGCGGATTTCAGGTCAGCCAGGACCACTTAAAAAAACTAGTATCTCTCGCACACAACCACTACATCGAACTACTATCAAGTTATGCTTTGGAGGAATCTGGTGAtcaagaaaataatatcaagTATCATAACGAAGTGATACAAAATGACACTGATCCTAGCGGGTCCAAAAACTCAAGAGCAGATATTTTTAAGTTGAGTGAAATACTTGCCACTCTTCTGTTAACGTCTTCTGAGTCGGGTCTGTTTAAAGATGACCCTAACCGAGTTTGTAGAATTTTGGAGTCTACATTGTTCGGCAAGATGTTCGAGCCTTTTGCTAAGTTTTCTAGCGGGagattaattaattcagTACTATTCGTATATTCAATTTCTCAACTTTTCGAAAAAGACTATGATGTTCAAATGGAAGGAATATTCGACAGAGTCATTCAGACGATTTCAATCAAGgaaattgatataaatttatcagaTTTATTCTATCTCAAATTATCTGtcaaatttatactaaaccgggtattttctaaaaatttaatagttAAGTGGTTTACAACTATCatcataattaataattatttatagaaTCCTGGACTAGGCAAAAAAATTTCCAAAGAATCTTCAAGTTTTCTATCCAATGTAGTATTTcaaaattacattaaagAAAAGGtttgtaaaaattttatttattgttaaattaaaatttaatccATAGGAATTACACGGGCTTGAAGATGTTGTGCCTCTAAAGATTAAGGAAATCGATTCTAACATTGAAGGTGGTGTGTTTAGTATAGGGCCCTTTGACTTTACACACGTGTCCCTACCAAACAAGGTTTGtttttctattttattttttgttttcatTTAGAATGTTTACATCTCAAACAAAcctcattattatttcaactCCAGCCCGAAGTTCGGAAAAAGAGAATACCTAAATTGGATGGACACTTTCCTGAAGATTAATGGTTGGAATCTTATACATTTGTAACGTTATTTCTTTCGTTTAATATTGTATGATACAAACATATGTTTTTTACTAGAATTCTTTTATCTCCTCCAAAATCTCCCAGGTATATTAACCTCATACATCTTGTGTAGGAACATTTTCTTCCCATGGCAAAATATATGCGTTCACAGAACAGGAGCATTTCTAGAACGCAATAGACTTGCCCTGAGGGTTCCCATCAACCTCACCAAGTTTGAGATAAGGGAGTATTTAAGGAAGCTCTACGATGCCAAGGTCATCAAAGTTAACACACTAATtaaaatacctaaaataaaaagagACTTTTCAAGCAAAGTCCcaaaatattatagaaATGGACCCATGTATAAGAAGGCTATAGTAACTCTTGAACACTCAGTCCCTGACGAGGTTAAGATGTTGGGAATG from Theileria annulata chromosome 1, complete sequence, *** SEQUENCING IN PROGRESS *** harbors:
- a CDS encoding phosphatidylglycerophosphate synthase, putative (Tap821d03.p1c.cand.92 - score = 56.58) yields the protein MEEDLVLEYITESKNLSFLYDPKSYYNQLCSMIRNAKETVVISCLYIGTLPLEQDFVNCIFEAKENNPNLVVELLLDKQRSMRKENTGKCILDLIKPLLSQNNVSLRLYHSPLCDPLLNGILKPPYSEILGTLHMKIYVADSVTVISGANCSTPYFTNRMDRYMIINDQLFANLMHTIVKTVGTMAYKTTENLEFVWDSDLINPLDDSFLFKKQIYRRFVTMIKMCNDALEPILMAKVFANISSEQKKSKSSKIFNKLVQRRKSITSSGSGLSSQSVSHENFDFSNRDSFDYYTPRDANENESLEEPCIKESLSGLYSLTPRSYLTLSKNSSINSWRYMNGSAKSGRNLNGVKTMRHNGKHEYCSICNNYTGTVLDDIDHTPYRIMRRYPPMEGFTRFMIFFQLGFTDPPFRQDEELCKDLMIKFRKSGHSLVLATSYLNFTKEYSDLVTYMLNCKSSENMGSFYVLTSSPTANDFHNCSDSKKIIPKLYCHYQNLLLDYVFKRSPRDYKDKEEEENDSFYYEYHNPGYTFHHKGIWAFQGELPKNAKELTFEEFKKNIKGPCAMLIGSSNLSRRSHNKDLEMNILVETNSVSVLDPIKYEIYALFSNATPVQKRNLCNKWCKKVMIYVFHLLLVYVYKFQAETVSLNFKNICFIYFNNTSPETYQLKATSSEIVDFSVIESPSDHIIDERFFNISENPKYNRKNKENLDKLKWATFEARRFTYKLGKFNKKLRKVKNRRKLIYSNFDVDENELKKINIESRDINKSIQTFRALRKSFLNFIRGLRLNNNPEVPYVPVSLRSDKISDKYYQLANKPNLKRSKRIGDNKGVKNKTKIKRDKSGVEKKHKDNENLEFLRLLEEIKARR
- a CDS encoding uncharacterized protein (Tap821d03.p1c.C.cand.24 - score = 9.92) — encoded protein: MPTSISTRDSTKKSSFFSINTFKIRKLRIVKNRLVFLISHIKLFNLRRLCLWVRKWFRKNKVFSFLRNCFSKITKLRLFEFILNNDMSELLVDSSLPGANECVPTSTELVLKEPSETDSNSPSELNNKFLFNYTKIIKDLGGDKDTDGTITNSNEDSTSDDLITGCKKSSKTVSFSSKKTPKFLGAYNFNKLRSFTSEFRNDLNDIEEYKDAELEFEEYCEEVKDFVVLDRLNEGKNLGSLLTRLNVNGPDHYLKRFEGLKVDNLNLVLNQLNQLKIHSNALYNFTTCGFQVSQDHLKKLVSLAHNHYIELLSSYALEESGDQENNIKYHNEVIQNDTDPSGSKNSRADIFKLSEILATLLLTSSESGLFKDDPNRVCRILESTLFGKMFEPFAKFSSGRLINSVLFVYSISQLFEKDYDVQMEGIFDRVIQTISIKEIDINLSDLFYLKLSVKFILNRNPGLGKKISKESSSFLSNVVFQNYIKEKELHGLEDVVPLKIKEIDSNIEGGVFSIGPFDFTHVSLPNKNVYISNKPHYYFNSSPKFGKREYLNWMDTFLKINGWNLIHL